A stretch of Myroides oncorhynchi DNA encodes these proteins:
- a CDS encoding HU family DNA-binding protein, which translates to MTKADIVAKISEKLGLEKGEVQATVESFMDEVKVSLEAGENVYLRGFGSFIIKTRAEKTGRNISKNTTIRIPAHNIPAFKPAKVFVEGVKSNTEVKVK; encoded by the coding sequence ATGACGAAAGCAGACATTGTAGCTAAAATTTCAGAAAAATTAGGGCTTGAAAAAGGTGAGGTACAGGCAACAGTAGAATCTTTTATGGACGAAGTAAAAGTATCTCTAGAAGCTGGTGAGAATGTGTATTTAAGAGGTTTTGGTAGTTTTATTATTAAAACTAGAGCTGAAAAAACAGGAAGAAACATCTCAAAAAACACAACAATCAGAATTCCTGCACACAACATTCCTGCGTTCAAACCAGCTAAGGTGTTTGTAGAAGGCGTAAAGTCAAACACAGAAGTAAAAGTAAAATAA
- a CDS encoding Rne/Rng family ribonuclease, whose protein sequence is MNKELIIRSNSETVDFALLKDGKLIELHQEREESEDDGFQVGDIFIAKIRKPVAGLNAAFVHVGFEKDAFLHYHDLGPNLRTLLKFTKLVSGGKLKDYSLKNFPFEEEIDKDGVVSDVLSANQSLLVQIVKEPISTKGPRISSELSIAGRYVVLVPFSNRISISQKIESKEEKERLKKLLQTIKPKGFGVIVRTVAEGMKVADIDKDLQNLMTRWNNMCRKLSVAHHPSKVLGEVNKASSILRDVFNDTFTGIVTDDEDMFFQTKDYLQEIAPSKVSIVKHYQSLEVPIFEKYNIERQIKTSFGRTVSMSKGAYLIIEHTEALHVIDVNSGNRSNKAQSQEDTALEVNLIAAAEIARQLRLRDMGGIIVVDFIDMGNPENRKTLYDFLKEEMSDDKAKHKILPPSKFGLIQITRQRVRPEVNIETREEDPNEHGEIDAPILVIDKIKADLENIISKDKSKKIILNTHPFVAAYLTKGIPSIRAKWYLEFKKWVKIVPRDAYTYLEYHFLDDKGNELTE, encoded by the coding sequence GTGAATAAAGAGCTAATTATTAGGTCGAATTCTGAAACAGTAGATTTTGCCTTATTAAAAGATGGAAAACTAATTGAACTACATCAAGAGAGAGAAGAGAGTGAAGATGATGGTTTTCAAGTAGGTGATATTTTTATTGCCAAGATTAGAAAGCCTGTAGCAGGACTTAATGCTGCATTTGTTCACGTAGGATTTGAGAAAGATGCATTTTTGCATTATCACGATTTAGGTCCTAACCTTCGAACTTTATTGAAGTTCACTAAACTTGTAAGCGGAGGTAAATTAAAAGATTACTCTCTAAAGAACTTTCCATTTGAAGAAGAAATTGATAAGGATGGAGTGGTTAGTGATGTATTAAGCGCTAATCAGTCTTTATTAGTTCAGATCGTTAAAGAACCTATTTCAACTAAAGGACCTCGTATTAGTTCTGAGCTATCTATAGCTGGACGTTATGTAGTTCTTGTTCCTTTTTCTAATAGAATTTCTATCTCTCAAAAAATAGAGTCTAAAGAAGAAAAAGAACGTTTAAAGAAACTTCTTCAAACAATTAAACCAAAGGGATTTGGAGTAATCGTGCGTACTGTGGCAGAGGGTATGAAAGTTGCGGATATCGATAAAGATTTGCAAAACTTAATGACTCGCTGGAACAATATGTGTAGAAAGCTAAGCGTAGCTCATCATCCTTCTAAAGTACTTGGAGAAGTTAATAAAGCCTCTTCTATTCTTAGAGATGTGTTTAATGATACTTTTACTGGTATCGTTACAGATGATGAAGATATGTTCTTTCAGACGAAAGACTATTTGCAAGAAATAGCTCCTTCGAAAGTTTCTATTGTGAAACACTATCAGTCACTAGAAGTTCCGATTTTCGAGAAATACAATATCGAACGCCAGATTAAGACTTCTTTTGGACGTACCGTATCTATGAGTAAAGGTGCTTATCTTATCATAGAACATACAGAAGCATTGCATGTGATAGATGTAAATAGTGGGAATCGCTCTAACAAAGCTCAATCTCAAGAAGATACCGCTCTTGAAGTAAATCTTATTGCTGCTGCTGAGATAGCTAGACAATTAAGATTGAGAGATATGGGTGGGATTATCGTAGTCGATTTTATTGATATGGGAAATCCAGAAAATAGAAAGACACTATACGATTTTCTAAAAGAGGAAATGAGTGATGATAAAGCAAAACACAAAATCTTGCCTCCTAGTAAATTTGGATTAATCCAAATCACTAGACAACGCGTTAGACCTGAAGTCAACATAGAAACGAGAGAAGAGGACCCTAATGAACATGGTGAAATCGACGCTCCAATCCTTGTAATAGACAAAATAAAGGCTGACCTAGAAAATATTATTTCGAAAGATAAGTCGAAAAAAATTATTTTAAATACTCATCCATTCGTGGCTGCTTATTTGACAAAAGGAATCCCATCGATTAGAGCTAAGTGGTACTTAGAGTTTAAGAAATGGGTAAAAATAGTTCCTCGTGACGCTTACACGTATCTAGAATACCATTTTTTAGATGATAAAGGAAATGAACTTACAGAATAA